In Haloimpatiens massiliensis, the following are encoded in one genomic region:
- a CDS encoding DUF2334 domain-containing protein yields the protein MMWIRKNKKNPKGARVVLFALVFLGMFNSISLKVSSIEKRKKALVIYDRHNYFSYSDNVVNSIKELFGAYDLKGEDINVEKYKSGYLNNYDYVFVLGIDGELNNRELIKDLKEYKGKICWIGKGIEFFLENNSKYNLQYSGKKMDITEIYYSSSEEKNKSVKSMEKFIIESKELFTILKPINNQVQILSYISDGREFYPYALNSGNLWYVSRVDDNSVLFYIFSDLLNHMFSFKRDNKGKVYVRIEDVHPFRDQKQLRVIADYLNEEGVPFMIALIPTYVDTKTGYVNTISHKKDFSETIRYMQERGGSVILHGYTHQNSREEASGEGFEFWDGQKDQPLKGDMERYVYDKVGSGLKECVKNGIYPLGFEAPHYAMDIKGYKEIKKYFSTYVGQYQSNNQKFTTTSFPYKLYDTDAFNKLIPENLGYVDPENILSISNIKENFKQVALSKGYIVGAFFHCYLDIGYLKEIVQFFKSQNVDFLDLKKEDNWVKWNDISIKSKAGRIEVSYPKEKYNNAKVEKPKKVGYIGNVNLVFIVIVSIFCIIFLIIFIVLKKIDRKKFLR from the coding sequence ATGATGTGGATTAGAAAAAATAAGAAAAACCCAAAGGGTGCAAGAGTAGTATTATTTGCCCTTGTGTTTTTAGGAATGTTTAATTCCATAAGCCTTAAGGTTAGTAGCATTGAAAAAAGAAAAAAAGCTTTAGTAATATATGATAGACATAATTATTTCAGCTATAGTGATAATGTGGTCAATAGTATTAAAGAACTTTTTGGAGCCTATGATTTAAAAGGTGAAGACATAAATGTAGAAAAATATAAATCTGGCTATTTAAATAATTATGATTATGTTTTTGTATTAGGTATCGATGGGGAATTAAATAATAGAGAACTTATAAAAGATTTAAAGGAGTATAAAGGCAAAATATGCTGGATTGGCAAAGGTATAGAGTTTTTTCTTGAAAATAATTCAAAATATAATTTACAATATTCAGGCAAGAAGATGGATATTACAGAGATATATTACAGTAGTAGTGAAGAAAAAAACAAGTCAGTGAAGAGTATGGAAAAGTTCATAATAGAATCAAAGGAGTTATTTACTATACTTAAGCCTATAAATAATCAAGTACAAATTTTATCTTACATAAGTGATGGTAGAGAATTTTATCCCTATGCATTAAACAGTGGAAATCTATGGTACGTATCTAGAGTAGATGATAACTCAGTGCTTTTTTACATATTTTCAGATTTACTAAACCATATGTTTTCCTTTAAAAGAGATAATAAGGGTAAAGTATATGTAAGAATAGAAGATGTACATCCCTTTAGGGATCAAAAGCAGCTTAGAGTTATAGCGGATTATCTTAATGAAGAGGGAGTGCCTTTCATGATAGCTCTAATACCTACTTATGTAGATACTAAAACAGGATATGTAAATACTATTTCACATAAGAAGGATTTTTCAGAGACCATAAGGTATATGCAGGAAAGAGGAGGAAGTGTAATACTTCATGGATATACTCACCAAAACTCCAGAGAAGAGGCTTCTGGAGAGGGATTTGAATTTTGGGATGGTCAAAAGGATCAGCCATTAAAAGGTGATATGGAAAGATATGTGTATGATAAAGTTGGAAGTGGATTAAAGGAATGCGTGAAAAATGGTATATACCCTTTGGGGTTTGAGGCTCCCCATTATGCTATGGATATTAAAGGATATAAGGAAATTAAAAAATATTTTTCTACTTATGTAGGCCAATATCAAAGTAATAATCAAAAGTTTACTACTACATCTTTTCCATATAAGCTTTATGATACAGATGCATTTAATAAATTAATTCCAGAAAATTTAGGGTATGTGGATCCAGAAAATATACTATCCATATCTAACATAAAGGAAAATTTTAAACAAGTTGCATTATCAAAAGGGTATATAGTAGGGGCTTTCTTTCATTGCTATTTAGATATTGGATACCTTAAGGAAATAGTGCAATTTTTTAAAAGTCAAAATGTAGATTTTTTAGATTTAAAAAAAGAAGATAACTGGGTTAAATGGAATGACATAAGTATAAAGTCCAAAGCAGGAAGAATTGAAGTAAGTTATCCTAAAGAAAAGTACAATAATGCAAAGGTAGAAAAACCTAAGAAAGTAGGGTATATAGGGAATGTAAATTTAGTTTTTATAGTTATAGTATCTATATTTTGTATTATATTCTTAATTATTTTTATAGTGTTGAAAAAAATAGATAGAAAGAAATTTTTAAGGTGA
- a CDS encoding GGDEF domain-containing protein: MNEEAKNIDMFFLLLFLIIFLTTSFLYINFTKSILLDFIMLALVFLVAIIAYFKGIIGGLLSSIVVIFFYASYILYSSIILGKSVEILTYFWMISIPLSGFISGKLSYNINQMQSINNKLRMQYKELITIDKNTGLSNLKAFYMDLDRTISRVKRHNTTLSLMIIKVSYFQQLSGFLGESKMAELMKEISKCVMDSTRNEDIRYKLSKDTLAILMEDTDIKGAEVVKERIKEKIRELNLQEKEKSKNINIEVKIGAHQYNKSIENSFQFKELTERELEYDVD, from the coding sequence ATGAATGAAGAAGCTAAGAATATAGACATGTTCTTTTTGTTATTGTTTTTAATAATATTTCTAACAACTAGTTTTTTATATATTAATTTTACTAAAAGCATATTACTAGACTTTATTATGTTAGCATTAGTTTTTTTAGTAGCTATTATAGCTTATTTTAAAGGTATTATAGGAGGACTTTTGTCTAGCATAGTGGTTATATTTTTTTATGCTAGTTATATACTTTACAGTAGCATTATTTTAGGAAAATCTGTAGAAATTCTAACTTATTTTTGGATGATATCTATACCTTTAAGTGGATTTATATCTGGAAAGTTATCTTATAATATAAACCAGATGCAGAGTATTAATAATAAATTAAGAATGCAGTACAAAGAACTTATAACCATAGATAAAAATACTGGACTAAGTAATTTAAAAGCGTTTTACATGGATTTAGATAGGACTATAAGTAGAGTTAAAAGACATAATACTACTTTATCTTTGATGATTATAAAAGTTAGCTATTTTCAGCAGCTAAGTGGTTTTCTAGGTGAAAGTAAAATGGCAGAGCTTATGAAAGAAATAAGTAAGTGTGTGATGGATTCAACTAGAAATGAAGATATAAGATATAAATTATCTAAAGATACTTTAGCTATTTTAATGGAAGACACGGACATAAAAGGAGCAGAGGTTGTAAAAGAAAGAATTAAGGAAAAAATAAGGGAATTAAATTTACAAGAAAAAGAAAAGAGCAAAAATATAAATATAGAAGTTAAAATAGGAGCTCACCAATACAATAAATCTATAGAAAATTCTTTCCAATTTAAAGAATTAACTGAAAGGGAATTGGAATATGATGTGGATTAG
- a CDS encoding flavodoxin family protein has translation MKRVLAIVGSPRKGKNTDFLLDKVLEGMDKEKVHIQKIYLRDLNIAPCTSCYYCADTGRCCINDDMQKLYKAFDESDCTIIASPLYFNTVSSLTKIMIDRCQMFWSSKYQLNNPSIDRDKKRIGVFLCVGGSKEHEEQFDASIPVIDLFLKAVNAKYKYSLFCANTDEVPVWEREDILDKAVIMGKNVSEEL, from the coding sequence ATGAAAAGGGTTTTAGCTATAGTAGGCAGTCCAAGAAAAGGTAAGAATACAGATTTTCTTTTGGATAAAGTTTTAGAAGGCATGGACAAAGAAAAAGTTCATATACAAAAGATTTATTTGAGAGATTTGAACATTGCACCATGTACTTCATGCTATTATTGTGCAGATACTGGAAGGTGCTGTATTAATGATGATATGCAAAAACTCTATAAGGCTTTTGATGAAAGTGACTGTACTATAATAGCTTCACCACTTTATTTTAATACTGTTAGTAGTCTTACTAAAATAATGATAGACAGGTGCCAGATGTTTTGGTCTAGTAAATATCAATTAAACAATCCTTCTATAGATAGAGATAAAAAAAGAATAGGAGTATTTCTATGCGTGGGTGGATCAAAGGAGCATGAGGAACAATTTGATGCTTCAATACCAGTTATAGATTTATTCTTAAAAGCTGTAAATGCAAAATATAAATATAGTTTATTTTGTGCTAATACAGATGAAGTACCTGTGTGGGAGAGAGAGGATATATTAGATAAGGCAGTTATTATGGGTAAGAATGTATCAGAAGAATTATAA
- the carB gene encoding carbamoyl-phosphate synthase large subunit — MGLNREIKKVLVIGSGPIVIGQAAEFDYSGTQACEALREEGVEVVLVNSNPATIMTDSQVADKVYIEPLTVEFVKRIIEKERPDSLLAGMGGQTALNMAVALHEEGILDEYDVKVIGTSVEAIKRGEDRESFRSIMQEINEPVIESSIVNEMDEGLDFASKIGYPLIVRPAYTLGGTGGGIAKDEEELREILKMGLELSPVHQVLLEKSVKGWKEVEYEVMRDSFGNSICVCNMENIDAVGVHTGDSIVVAPSQTLSDKEYQLLRTSALKILDAVGIEGGCNVQFALNPKSFQYAVIEINPRVSRSSALASKATGYPIAKVAAKIALGYGLHEIKNAVTKKTYACFEPSLDYVVVKIPKWPFDKFKDANRILGTKMMATGEIMAVGRNFQEAFLKGIRSLEIGAYSLAYHGVAHMNLKELRESVKNPDDERIFKLSEMLRRGYSVEKVCEITGIDRYFVDKIKDIVEEEETLKNSTIDGLNKEWMYSLKKKGFSDKGIGDLLKVNPNTILELRTIWGINPVYKMVDTCAAEFEALTPYYYSTYEIEDEVAVSNKRKVVVIGSGPIRIGQGIEFDYASVHCIKALKKLGIETIIINNNPETVSTDFDISDKLYFEPLTEEDVFNIIEKEKPEGVVLQFGGQTAIKLAGFLKEKNIKILGTSTEDIDLAEDREKFDEVLEKLNIKRPKGKAVWNVEEGIAHAEEIGYPVLVRPSYVLGGQGMEITHNQKELVHYLEKAFKQDKKNPVLIDRYLMGTEIEVDAICDGQDILIPGIMEHLERAGVHSGDSITMYPGKSIKEGVKDKILDYTRKLALEMNVLGMINIQFIEFKEEVYVIEVNPRASRTVPYISKISKIPVVELATRVIMGEKLKNLEYGTGIYKEPDLVAVKVPVFSTEKLHNVEVSLGPEMKSTGEVLGVGKTLKEALQKGFIAANRNIIKDKGVVLATIKEQDKEEFLHIAKKLHKLGFTFICTEGTAKLLQTNGISVEKVNKISSGTPNILDCISSKKIEFVVNTPTKGNNSERDGFRIRRKAVENSIKIFTSLDTLDAAVESMEKFSETQIVEVYNLV, encoded by the coding sequence ATGGGTTTAAATAGAGAGATAAAAAAAGTATTGGTAATAGGTTCAGGTCCAATAGTTATAGGACAGGCAGCAGAATTTGACTATTCAGGAACACAGGCATGTGAGGCATTGAGGGAAGAAGGAGTAGAAGTGGTTTTGGTAAATAGTAACCCGGCTACTATAATGACAGATAGCCAAGTGGCAGACAAAGTTTATATAGAACCGCTTACTGTTGAATTTGTAAAAAGAATTATAGAAAAAGAAAGACCAGATAGTTTATTGGCGGGTATGGGGGGACAAACAGCTTTAAATATGGCGGTGGCTCTTCATGAAGAAGGTATACTAGATGAGTATGATGTTAAAGTAATAGGTACTTCTGTAGAAGCTATAAAAAGAGGGGAAGATAGGGAAAGCTTCAGAAGCATAATGCAAGAGATAAATGAGCCAGTTATAGAAAGCAGCATAGTTAATGAAATGGATGAAGGGCTAGATTTTGCCTCTAAAATAGGATATCCATTAATAGTAAGACCGGCTTATACCTTAGGGGGAACTGGCGGCGGTATTGCAAAAGATGAAGAAGAGTTAAGGGAAATACTTAAAATGGGATTGGAACTAAGTCCTGTACACCAAGTATTACTAGAAAAAAGTGTAAAGGGATGGAAAGAAGTAGAGTATGAGGTAATGAGGGATTCTTTCGGAAATTCCATATGTGTATGCAATATGGAAAACATAGATGCAGTAGGAGTACATACAGGAGACAGCATAGTAGTGGCACCGAGTCAAACACTTTCAGATAAGGAATATCAACTACTTAGAACGTCAGCTTTAAAAATATTAGATGCAGTGGGTATAGAAGGCGGATGTAATGTACAGTTTGCATTAAACCCTAAGAGTTTTCAATATGCGGTTATAGAGATAAACCCTAGAGTAAGTAGGTCCTCAGCCTTAGCTTCAAAAGCTACAGGATATCCTATAGCAAAAGTAGCTGCAAAAATAGCTTTAGGTTACGGACTTCATGAAATAAAAAATGCAGTAACAAAAAAGACCTATGCTTGCTTTGAACCTTCATTGGATTATGTGGTTGTTAAAATACCAAAATGGCCTTTCGATAAGTTTAAAGATGCAAATAGAATATTGGGTACAAAGATGATGGCTACAGGAGAAATAATGGCTGTAGGTAGAAATTTTCAAGAGGCTTTTCTAAAGGGGATTCGTTCACTAGAAATAGGAGCATATTCACTGGCATACCATGGAGTTGCCCATATGAACTTAAAGGAATTAAGGGAAAGCGTAAAGAATCCAGATGATGAGAGGATTTTTAAACTTTCAGAAATGTTAAGAAGAGGATATAGTGTGGAAAAAGTCTGTGAAATAACAGGCATAGATAGATATTTTGTGGATAAAATAAAGGATATTGTGGAAGAAGAGGAAACACTAAAAAATAGCACTATAGATGGTTTAAATAAAGAATGGATGTATAGTTTAAAGAAAAAAGGATTTTCAGATAAGGGTATAGGGGATTTATTAAAGGTGAATCCTAATACTATATTAGAGCTTAGAACTATATGGGGAATAAATCCAGTGTATAAAATGGTGGATACTTGTGCAGCAGAATTTGAAGCATTAACACCATATTATTACTCCACATATGAAATAGAAGATGAGGTAGCAGTAAGTAATAAAAGAAAAGTAGTAGTCATAGGCTCAGGCCCTATAAGAATAGGACAGGGTATAGAATTTGACTATGCATCAGTACACTGCATAAAAGCCTTAAAAAAATTAGGCATAGAGACCATAATAATTAACAATAATCCCGAAACTGTAAGCACAGACTTTGATATATCAGATAAACTGTATTTTGAGCCTCTTACAGAAGAAGATGTTTTTAATATAATAGAAAAAGAAAAGCCAGAAGGAGTAGTTTTGCAGTTTGGAGGACAAACAGCCATTAAGCTAGCAGGATTTTTAAAAGAAAAAAATATTAAGATTTTAGGAACAAGTACAGAAGATATAGATTTAGCTGAGGATAGAGAAAAGTTTGATGAGGTATTAGAAAAACTTAATATAAAAAGGCCTAAAGGAAAAGCTGTATGGAATGTAGAGGAAGGAATAGCCCATGCAGAAGAAATAGGATATCCAGTGTTAGTAAGACCATCCTATGTGCTTGGAGGACAAGGCATGGAAATAACTCATAACCAAAAGGAGCTAGTACATTATTTAGAAAAGGCATTTAAGCAGGATAAAAAGAATCCAGTATTAATAGATAGATACCTTATGGGAACTGAGATAGAAGTGGATGCTATATGTGATGGACAGGATATATTAATACCTGGAATAATGGAGCATTTAGAAAGAGCTGGTGTACATTCAGGAGACAGTATAACCATGTACCCAGGAAAAAGTATAAAAGAAGGAGTAAAGGATAAAATTTTAGATTATACACGTAAGCTTGCCCTAGAAATGAATGTATTGGGGATGATAAACATTCAGTTTATAGAATTTAAAGAAGAGGTTTATGTAATAGAAGTAAACCCTAGAGCTAGCCGTACAGTGCCTTACATAAGCAAAATAAGCAAAATTCCGGTAGTAGAATTAGCTACAAGAGTAATAATGGGTGAAAAGCTAAAGAATTTAGAATATGGTACAGGAATATACAAAGAACCGGATTTGGTAGCAGTAAAAGTACCTGTGTTCTCCACTGAAAAGCTTCATAATGTGGAAGTGAGTTTAGGACCAGAAATGAAGTCCACAGGAGAAGTACTAGGTGTGGGAAAAACTCTTAAGGAAGCTCTACAGAAGGGATTTATAGCAGCTAATAGAAATATAATTAAGGATAAGGGAGTAGTATTAGCTACTATAAAAGAGCAGGATAAAGAGGAATTTTTACACATAGCTAAAAAACTACATAAACTAGGTTTTACCTTCATATGCACTGAAGGAACTGCAAAACTTCTCCAAACAAACGGAATAAGTGTAGAGAAGGTAAATAAGATAAGCAGTGGAACTCCAAATATATTAGACTGCATAAGCAGCAAAAAAATAGAATTTGTAGTAAATACTCCAACTAAAGGGAATAACTCAGAGAGAGACGGATTTAGAATAAGAAGAAAAGCTGTAGAAAATTCTATAAAAATATTCACTTCCCTAGATACTTTAGATGCAGCAGTGGAATCTATGGAGAAATTTTCAGAGACACAAATTGTAGAAGTGTATAATTTAGTTTAA
- the carA gene encoding glutamine-hydrolyzing carbamoyl-phosphate synthase small subunit: MKANLILENGAVFSGEAFGYLEDAVGEVVFNTGITGYQEILTDPSYWGQIVTMTYPLIGNYGVNLEDLESKSPKVKGFIVKEYCKNPSNFRAEMNLDSYLKQNKIIGIENLDTRALTRVLRNSGTMRGVIALGEINKEAVQEKIKSFSNVNAVREVTTKEKYTVDGSGKHIALMDFGVKENIIRCFKERNCKITVFPAYTKPEEVINLNPDLIFLSNGPGDPEDLTEVIENIKKLVGKKPIGGICLGHQLLALALGGSTEKLKFGHRGCNHPVKDLEKNRVYITSQNHGYVVKEMPENMVVTHVSLNDGSVEGMRNTKQRIFSVQYHPEASPGPMENQYLFDEFLKL; encoded by the coding sequence TTGAAAGCTAATTTGATTTTAGAAAATGGTGCGGTATTTTCAGGAGAAGCCTTTGGATATTTAGAAGATGCTGTAGGAGAAGTGGTTTTTAACACCGGAATAACAGGATATCAGGAGATACTTACAGATCCTTCTTATTGGGGACAGATAGTGACTATGACTTATCCTTTGATAGGGAATTATGGAGTGAATTTGGAGGATTTAGAGTCTAAAAGTCCAAAGGTAAAGGGGTTTATAGTTAAAGAATATTGTAAAAATCCTAGTAATTTTAGAGCTGAGATGAATCTAGACAGTTACTTAAAACAGAATAAAATAATAGGCATTGAAAACTTAGATACGAGAGCTTTAACTAGAGTTTTAAGAAATAGTGGAACCATGAGAGGTGTAATAGCCCTAGGGGAAATCAATAAGGAAGCAGTACAAGAGAAAATTAAAAGTTTTTCAAATGTCAATGCAGTTAGGGAAGTGACTACTAAGGAAAAATACACTGTAGATGGAAGTGGTAAGCATATAGCTCTTATGGATTTTGGAGTAAAAGAAAATATAATAAGATGCTTTAAAGAAAGAAATTGCAAAATAACAGTATTTCCAGCTTACACAAAGCCAGAAGAAGTGATTAATTTAAATCCAGATTTAATATTCTTGTCTAATGGGCCTGGAGATCCAGAGGATTTGACAGAAGTTATAGAAAATATAAAAAAACTAGTGGGTAAAAAACCTATAGGAGGCATATGCCTTGGACATCAGCTTTTAGCATTAGCCCTAGGAGGAAGTACAGAAAAATTGAAGTTTGGACACAGGGGATGCAATCATCCAGTAAAAGATTTAGAGAAAAATAGAGTTTATATAACCTCTCAAAATCATGGTTATGTTGTAAAAGAAATGCCAGAGAATATGGTGGTTACCCATGTAAGTTTAAATGATGGATCTGTAGAGGGCATGAGAAACACAAAACAACGTATATTCAGTGTGCAGTATCATCCAGAAGCAAGTCCTGGCCCTATGGAAAATCAGTATTTATTCGATGAATTTTTAAAGCTATAG
- a CDS encoding RNA-guided endonuclease TnpB family protein, which translates to MKNSSLLNKGYKFRIYPNIHQIAKIEKNFGCVRFVYNYFLSQRIRAYDSAGKTIGYLEQQNHLPLLKKQYPWLKVADSTSLQISIRNLDKAFQNFFKNKAFGFPNFKSKKSIRKCYTVNCVNSNIVIKDGKIKLPKLKWVDAKVHRKVEGRIISATVIKSSSGKYYVSVITEQKKRQIPSTEGKNIISLQMKDFITISNDKSIYYFKYIKKIKKLERKLLSKEKESNNRKKLEKQIGKLYEKIQNKRDDFLHKLSKNIVDENQIIYIQECNVKKGTDYIENCAHLKSFSWSKFCKFLEYKSCWYNKSLIYVENSDSYLNLEYNYKSLNTNIPLNLGEKINVTLMKKILRPHSF; encoded by the coding sequence GTGAAAAATAGTTCTCTCTTAAACAAAGGTTACAAGTTCAGGATTTATCCAAACATTCATCAAATAGCTAAAATTGAAAAGAATTTTGGTTGTGTTAGGTTTGTATATAATTACTTTTTATCTCAGAGAATAAGAGCCTATGACTCTGCAGGTAAAACTATTGGATACCTGGAACAACAAAATCATCTTCCCTTATTAAAAAAACAGTATCCCTGGCTAAAAGTAGCGGACAGCACTTCTTTGCAAATATCAATTAGGAATTTAGATAAGGCCTTTCAAAATTTTTTTAAAAATAAGGCCTTTGGATTTCCTAATTTTAAAAGTAAAAAAAGTATTAGAAAGTGTTACACTGTAAATTGTGTTAATTCCAATATAGTAATTAAGGATGGAAAAATAAAGTTACCTAAACTTAAATGGGTAGACGCAAAAGTTCATAGAAAAGTTGAAGGAAGAATAATAAGTGCCACAGTTATCAAAAGTTCTAGTGGTAAGTATTACGTATCCGTAATAACAGAACAGAAAAAACGTCAAATTCCTTCTACAGAAGGTAAAAATATAATAAGTCTTCAGATGAAAGATTTTATTACCATAAGCAATGATAAAAGTATTTATTATTTTAAATATATAAAAAAAATAAAAAAATTAGAAAGAAAATTGCTTAGTAAAGAAAAAGAAAGCAATAATAGAAAAAAATTAGAGAAACAAATAGGAAAGCTCTATGAAAAAATTCAAAATAAAAGAGATGATTTTTTACATAAACTTTCAAAGAATATAGTTGATGAAAATCAAATCATATATATTCAGGAATGTAATGTGAAAAAAGGCACAGATTATATAGAAAATTGTGCACATCTAAAAAGTTTTTCTTGGAGCAAGTTCTGTAAGTTTTTAGAGTATAAGAGTTGCTGGTATAATAAAAGTCTTATTTACGTGGAAAATAGTGATAGTTATTTAAATTTAGAGTACAATTATAAATCATTAAATACAAATATTCCGCTTAATTTGGGGGAAAAAATAAATGTAACTCTTATGAAAAAAATTTTGCGCCCACATTCTTTTTAA
- a CDS encoding peptide ABC transporter substrate-binding protein, whose protein sequence is MKSKKLISLVLGSTLLVTSGLVGCGKKSTDDKQAAGAKMDKDQYLNLILGAEPKSLDASKSTDLYSSQILTEINEGLTRIEQDKDGKDVIKAAGAEKWEHNEDGTVWTFHLRDYEWSDGKKVTAKDFEYGIKRTLDPKVGSGYAFLLSPIKNADEYNAGKAAADSVGVKAKDDKTLEITLKQPCAYFLDLTYFKVMLPQRQDIVEKHGEKYGAEANTMVSSGPFVLKEWTHNSKVVLEKNDKYWDKDSVKLSKVTMNIIKDENARYNSLYNGNIDSLAVTKPEWIKKFDGTGKFDVLKSYDPSTNYNFFNTKNKLFSNANVRKAFSIATTREDIADVIFKGVNEAAYGWAPPSLQLGGKDFRELVGEEPIKKLVEENKDAKALLAKGLKELGMSEDPAKLDVTMLFAGTDQWYRTYAEYMQQMYKKSLGVNLKAEYVEWPVFQKRTDEMQYQVAGMAWTGDYNDPNTFFDMWMTDAGIVPTGWSNKKYDDLVKTGMKSLDEKERLAAYKEAEKILLYEDAVIAPTVYRKRNTYRYKYVKNLMSPLFGSGVELKYAYTEGRDK, encoded by the coding sequence ATGAAAAGTAAAAAATTAATTTCCTTGGTACTAGGTTCAACATTGTTGGTTACCTCAGGATTAGTAGGCTGTGGAAAGAAAAGTACAGATGATAAGCAAGCTGCAGGTGCAAAAATGGATAAGGATCAATACTTAAATTTAATTTTAGGTGCTGAGCCAAAATCATTGGATGCATCAAAATCAACAGATTTATATTCATCTCAAATACTTACAGAAATAAATGAGGGACTTACAAGAATTGAACAGGATAAGGATGGAAAAGATGTAATTAAAGCTGCTGGAGCAGAAAAATGGGAGCATAATGAAGATGGTACTGTTTGGACATTCCATTTAAGAGATTATGAGTGGAGCGATGGAAAGAAAGTTACAGCTAAAGACTTCGAATATGGAATAAAAAGAACATTGGATCCAAAGGTGGGTTCAGGATATGCATTCCTATTATCACCAATTAAAAATGCAGATGAATACAATGCAGGAAAAGCTGCAGCAGATTCAGTAGGAGTTAAGGCAAAGGATGATAAAACATTAGAGATAACTCTTAAGCAACCATGTGCATACTTTTTGGATTTAACTTATTTTAAGGTAATGTTACCTCAAAGACAGGATATAGTAGAGAAACATGGAGAAAAGTATGGAGCAGAGGCAAATACAATGGTATCTTCTGGCCCATTTGTGTTAAAAGAATGGACTCATAACAGTAAAGTTGTTCTTGAAAAGAATGATAAATACTGGGATAAGGATAGTGTTAAATTATCAAAGGTTACAATGAATATTATAAAAGATGAAAATGCAAGATATAATTCATTATATAATGGTAATATAGATTCTTTAGCAGTTACTAAACCGGAGTGGATAAAGAAATTTGATGGTACAGGTAAATTTGACGTATTGAAGAGTTATGACCCATCAACAAACTACAATTTCTTTAATACTAAAAATAAATTATTTAGCAATGCAAATGTTAGAAAGGCATTTTCTATTGCTACAACTAGAGAAGATATAGCTGACGTAATATTTAAAGGTGTAAACGAAGCTGCTTATGGATGGGCACCACCATCACTACAATTAGGTGGAAAAGACTTTAGAGAGTTAGTTGGAGAAGAACCAATAAAGAAATTAGTTGAAGAAAATAAAGATGCAAAAGCTTTATTAGCTAAGGGATTAAAAGAGCTTGGCATGTCAGAGGATCCAGCTAAATTAGATGTTACAATGTTATTTGCTGGTACAGATCAGTGGTATAGAACATATGCAGAGTATATGCAACAAATGTATAAGAAGAGTTTAGGAGTAAATTTAAAAGCTGAGTATGTTGAATGGCCAGTATTCCAAAAGAGAACTGATGAAATGCAATATCAAGTAGCTGGTATGGCTTGGACAGGCGATTACAATGACCCTAACACATTCTTCGATATGTGGATGACAGATGCAGGTATAGTTCCAACAGGATGGTCAAACAAGAAATACGACGATTTAGTTAAAACTGGTATGAAATCTTTAGATGAAAAGGAAAGATTGGCAGCATATAAAGAAGCAGAAAAAATATTACTTTATGAAGATGCAGTTATAGCTCCAACAGTTTATAGAAAGAGAAATACTTATAGATACAAATATGTTAAGAATTTAATGAGTCCTTTATTTGGTAGTGGTGTAGAACTTAAGTATGCGTACACTGAGGGAAGAGATAAATAA